The DNA sequence TGAGTAGcgttttatatttttgaatcaAATGCAACATGCATTCACATTttgacattttcattttttaaataagtaTAAACGTTACACACAATTACGTTTTACTACCTTCAAACGTAACACGAAGTTACGTTTTAgtgattaatttattaaaaaaaatttgaaattaaccGTTGTTAACATTTTAGGGTTCAcctttggattttaaaatgatttgttTCAACTAACGGTTAGAGTTTAGAATTGAGGGCTAAACCTTCGAGGCTAAACCCTTATTAATTCAATGCTTTAGAGCCGTGGGCCCTAATGTCGaggaattaaattaaaaaattaatccaaaaacatactccctccgtcccagtgagttatatacattgggattggacacggagaccaagaaaaagtgtaagaaatgagtaaagttagatggaaagtgggtaaagtggtgggacccgtatattttttaataatagatttgagatagtggaggaaagtagtgggtgtaatagtgtttttattattatagaatggagatagtgggagaatgtagtaggtgtaatagtgttttatattataaaaagttactattttgggaatgcatagaaatgatgggacatcccaaaaaggaaagtgtatagaattgattgggacggagggagtatatcaatagtgtttaatattttagagtTCATATCGGGGTTTTACAaagatatatttgtatttgaaattaaattgatcttaaaaaatttcaaaaaaaagtactcattccgtcccattttaactgatgtttgactttctagcacgtatattgagatgtaaaaaaacaatatctacacttaataaaataattcaattcttatatcaaataaaagtttaggttctaaacttttatttgatataaattttataaaaaattattatgtttagatgtgatttttttaacatcttaaaatacgtgtaaaaaagtcaaaagcagttaaaatgagacggagggagtaatattcaaAACGCAACTTGAAGTTACGTTTAGGTGTAAAACACAAATTCAAGTTGCGTTATGAGTAAAAACAGCAACTATAGTTGCGTTTTGACCTGGATGCAAATCGAAGTTGCGTTTTAAGATGACAGGGAAGGGAAGGACATTTTGAGCGATCAATTGAGGGCTTTTTCTTTGCCAAACGTAACACTCTGGTCGTAACACCCAAACAGCCATAGTCACGGTAGACATCAGAAAACGGGAAGGTCGCAAGTCGTAACTACTAAAAATCCAACCATTACACCATTTTTTTCCTTCTGCTATATAACATCCATcaattatttcaactaataacaGTATTCAATGCACAGCTGTACATCTCTTATTGACTGTAATATGCAGATCAGTCTCATTATAGCTCTGTGTTAGTTCCACTTGCATTCTGCTCATTCTGTAAATTCATTTCATCACCATATTCATGTGTAAAATGGGACCTCAAGCCAATCCAGCATTGGTAGTAATCATCATCCAAGTAACGAGACTCCAGAGCCCATTGGCATACCCGGGGAATCAAACTAGATTCAAACATGAAGGCCATGGTATTTGTTATTTTCCGAGGCCCAACTTCATTTCCAAGTGCAACTGTTGCCTGTGAGAGAATATTTGGGAGATCATAGATGTTTTATTAAAAGTAAACTATGGGTCTATTATTGAATATATCAAACCAAAGTTCTTCTGTCGATTGATTACCATACAATACAACAATCTGGAACAAAGGGATACCTCAAATGTTTTTGTATCAGGACCATGTGGGGTCATACAGCTGTGAAGGCTAGCACCGCCTGGGAGGAAACCATCAGCTTTAGCCTGAAAGTTTTAGATATGTTTCCAAAAGAATTTTAGGAAAATGATTCGAGTAAATCAATTGTGAGAGTCAAAAGATGAATTACTGGACCCTCAATATCTGAACCCAGAAAAAAAGTGCAAGGAAAGCTCATTATACATGTCAACAGTTTCTATAGACAACAGCAACACCCGAGAGGTGATAAAGTTCATGCAGAAGTCATAAATGGCTATGCTGTAACTGTAAAAAATGcaataaataatatttcacCTCATATCCACCATAAATCAAACCCATAAATTCGCTCATACAGTTGCGGTGGTAGTATGGAGGTCTAAAAGTATGTTCTGCAACCAACCATCGTGGAGGGAAAATCACAAAGTCAAGGAGTGCCACGCCAGGTTTGTCGGTTGGTGCCGTCAGTACTACGTTTTACATAAAATAGGACTGAGATGGAGTAAGTGATCATTATTAAGCAATTAAAGTAAATTATTTAGCAGAAAAGTTACAGAATGAAAGCGGCCACCTGTATTAATTGACGGATCCCCATGATCAATTAAGACAGTATTGTAAGGGCAGAACCTAGCAAGGTCATACTGCAAGCAGTAAGAAGTCATCACAACTAGGAAAAAGTATAGTTGTAACTTGTACTGGTAAGGATAAAGATAAAAGGAGCCTGTAATGAGGAGAACTAATTATCTGACTGGAAACAAggaaaaattggaaaaaaacaagaaagaaaaagagcaAGCCTACCTTGTAAGGGACATAATTACCATGCCAGGCAACAACATTAAATGGAGAAAAATTTTGTTTTGCAGTAAAAAGCTCTCCACCAAACTTTTGTACAATAGTGAAATCTGAGCAAGTTCTCTCTTCAAACCAAGCTGTGGGAACAAGGAAATCTCTGGGCCCGGCAAGACCATTAGAACCTACCAATAATCAGTTCATGAGAAACACCAAAACACCGGATAATATTCAATTATTTGTGCTTCTACCATACTGAAAGATTAGTACCTATTGGGCCAAGGTCCGGAAGTTGGAAATGGGTACCAAAAATCTCAGCCACATAACCACGTGATGGTCCATCTGGCAGGCTAACAACGAAACGAAATCCTTGAGGTAATACAACTACTTCGCCAGGAGAGACTTGCAATCTTCCACATTCAGTTGTGATCCACAACTCTACACAGCATGTACAGTGAATTTGTGAGAAGTTCTCCCTAATAGATAATCTGTTTCAGATATAATATACCATTACGACTAGACCAAAGTGCCAACAGGTTTAATCACTCATGGTAGCTTTCAGAATTACAGCTTCTTAATGAATCCTTGTTTGAAGTCCAGAAGATGTCATGCAACTATAGGTGCTAGGAGTATGTAAAGAAAACAACAAACTTATTTCCTATTAATCCTGTGGCAGTGGTAACCTCTGAATGCAGTTCTATTACAGAGAACTTGAGACAACTCTGGAATAGGGAGAGATAATTGAGTTTTAAGGTGTAATTGCTCATAGTTTGGGCAAATCCAAactaaaatattcttttttaacCACTATGAATGAAAGAGACCGACCACAAGCTCTAATCTCTCTCCTGCTATGATTTTACATTAATCGCAGTTAATGTAGTGAACACAAatcaagaaaatatatttatacatctaattaattttaaattttttagtggAAATGCTTAAAAGGATGAAAATTGTACACTTATTTGAATGATGGTTTGTACCATAAATTTTTACAGAGATGGACTGCTACTTACTTCCTTCTTGAGGCACTACCAGAAAATCACCATCAGCATTGCAGAAGGCAGAATTTTCCATTGATTTGTTTGCAGCATACCTGAATTACCATGGAAACATATCATAAAACATGTCTTTTACAAATTTGTCTGTGAGAAGTCCACTAAAGAACTTTCCAAATAGTTCGTATATAACAACTTATGCATCTCAACTTCCAAAGTGGTAAGTGTAAAGCTCTGGATTTTATATGTTGGttcttctcttttatttttcaaaatggtGGTATTGAATTGTTGGCATACTGCTTACGCCCCTCCCCCACCCCCCTCCCCTATCCTTATTTTCTACCAACTTCTGACATGAACCTGATATTTCTTTGGTGCTTAATTAAACTTGAACTCATGGTATGATCTTCGTagttaaaatagatttatttaagTGGCAGCTGATTGTTCGTGGCTAGTAATTCGGATTTTTGTGAGGGACTTTAGAACCGTACCCTTTTTTAAAAGATCAGAGgcatatatttttcaaacagTTTGTAACGACCGCAAAATTTCAAgtatgtatatttattaattgataaattaatttattgaggTGAGTAATATTTCAATATCTTATGGATAAACACCAAGAATAGTAAACGGTTTATTAAATTATCTATAAATAATCGGTTGAGATGGAATATTAGTAATAATGCCAATGGTGCGGAGAaatgaatattattaaatagAATCACTATGAGATTCTCGTtaaaagtatataaaatatgatataaaaataaatgattatGAGATTCTTGTTAAAAACTCTTGATATCATTTACGAGAATATCATTTTAGTGTAATAAAAATGGCACGTGATTTTAGAAAAACCGAAAATATTAAAAGCAATATTTATAGCTAGAAATAtttaatatagtgaataaaaaattttatgatcATTATATATTGAGATTTAGTAAggtatacaaaataaattaataatagtaattaatATATTCGAGTATTTGGCGTAAaaactatataattaatattagaataataatagCTAGAATTATAATAGAGAAGTGTTAAAATAGTTGAGAAGGAGAAagagtttaaatatttttttctaatttagaCCTTACACTGAAGGACTTGTCCAAGGGAGTTCAACGTATATAATTTTTCCTTGAGTGCAAATTAAGATATATCAACTTTAAAAAAAGgtaatgaaaatattaattaatcataatcACACTTAAGggaagagaaaaagaaagatagAGCGAAGGTTAGAgagaagaagagaagaaaagaGAATCAAAGAAGATTAAGGAAGAATTTGGCAACAAGAGGAAAGATTACAAGGAAAACAAGGTGATTATTTTCAACACCTATTCTTATTACAatgtctttttcttttttgacaatttaggcTTGTATGCATTACACATGTACTAGTAACTATTCTAATACTTTTCGGATTGAGCCAGAGTCAAACAcgggtgtcccgggacaacagaggataaactcaccacttgggctatccaatcttGCTCATGTTATTACCATGATTTAATTAAAGAAGTAGTTgtaattaatttgtttgtgaATTGATGCACTTCCTTGTAATGTCCCACTTTTTAGGGTTGATAAATGCTTTCACTATGAAAATCTACATTACATACTTGTgcttccatatatatatatataggctcatgatcaaatagaaaccacttttaaaataaaaactaaaaaccaatacaagttagtgatattcgcagtacaatttagtgatattctctttaagatttagtgatctgtgttgcaagaattagtgaaaacttgcagaatagcccagaatctccatatatgttccaaaaactgctcaaatcttcagatctgttcacgttttcgattcagatggtggtgacggtggtggagatggtggaggtgaaggtggagatggaggaaggatgattgtagcgaaggtgtgggtggcttgaagtagggggttggagcattgccggaatagtggcggctccgccgcgttttgaagttgagccgaggtggagaaagaagtatgaacggggctgaagaaggttgaagcagcgaccaagatggggttggtgaagatggaggtggagattgtgttgttaaagaaataatggaggtggagatggagggggcgggcggcatagaggtggtggtggttatggaggaggtgAGACCgaggtggtggcagtggcggatgtggaggtggggttggtgaagatggaggtggagatggggttgtttaagaatttagtggtatttgctttaggatttagtgatatttcagcttggtttttagtttctagactaAGGAGATTTCTATTGGAGTagaactctctctctctatatatatatatttaaaattttcccaAAAACTAATTAATTGGGATTTGACATATAAACTAGGATTTTGAGCTTAATTGGGGCTTATGTTGATTGTTGATTTGTTTGTGAAATAAATTAGGGGTTACGATGGAGAGATGAAGGGGGAGTTTCGGGGGGTGTAACCCAAGTGGtaaaaataacagaaaaatgtttgtttaaTATAGCAGTATGCTGCTTGCTATAAATGAAATGGGTAATTATAAATACCCTCCGTCttgatcatttttttatatattccttTTGAGATATCCTgtccaattttttacatttctaAATACAGTGAATTTCTAATCCCAATATTTCCGCTATACTTTATACATAAATTATCAACCAGTCTGACTACTATCTTCACGTTTCTTACTTTTTCAGTGTTAGTTTACATATCTTATTAATAAACATTTGGGTGATACGGTGGGAGTACATAATTATGGCACATAATACTAAAAATAGAGCAGGAAGATATGAAGTGACTGACATATGAATAGCATAGCCGTGTCGAAGATAGGAGCTTCCAGCACCGCAAACCGTAAATAAACCATCAATAAAATCAGTCTGAAGCTGCGGAAACTCAACCGGCCTCCACCTCAATTGAGTAGGAGTCGCACGACTATTCGAGTTATTGAACTCACTCACGAGTTTCCCGTGACAAGGGACCCGAGGTTTAAACGGTTCGTGAGTCACCGACGGCTTGATCCGATACAACCAACTGCAACAGAATTAGTTGagtcaacatatatatatgacaaatctttataaacaaaaatagatagatagatatacCTTCTCTGGTTGAGTTTCCGAGGAGCGGTGAAGGATGTGCCGGAGATCTGCTCGGCGTAGAGACCGAATGGACAGATGAGGGGACTGTTTTGACTTTCCGGCAGAGCTCCGGCGATTGCTTCAGAGGACAAGTGGTTTCCGAAGCCGGAGAGATAAGCTAGTGTATCGGAGGAGTGTTGATTCTCCATTTGTTTCATCCACAAGAAAACAAATGTTATGTTATGTCACCTTGGTATTACTAGTCTTATTATTACATTGCACCGGTTTGCGTGCTCATCGCTTCCTCTCTTCGTCATCCATATCTTCTCCCTTTATTTCACTTTCATACTCCcaccgtcccaatcaattctatacagtttcttttttggacctctcatcatttctatacattccaaatatagttacttttaataatataaaacactattacactcatttctttcttccactatctccattctataataatataaacactattacacccactattttcctccactatctcaaatctatcattaaatataaatgggtctcaTCACTTTACTAACTTTTCAtctcactttactcactttttacactttttcttgatctccgtgtccaaaccaaatgtatacaatctaccgggacggagggagtagtattacTTTCTTATTTTAGATTATTCT is a window from the Daucus carota subsp. sativus chromosome 8, DH1 v3.0, whole genome shotgun sequence genome containing:
- the LOC108199911 gene encoding homogentisate 1,2-dioxygenase, with the protein product MKQMENQHSSDTLAYLSGFGNHLSSEAIAGALPESQNSPLICPFGLYAEQISGTSFTAPRKLNQRSWLYRIKPSVTHEPFKPRVPCHGKLVSEFNNSNSRATPTQLRWRPVEFPQLQTDFIDGLFTVCGAGSSYLRHGYAIHMYAANKSMENSAFCNADGDFLVVPQEGKLWITTECGRLQVSPGEVVVLPQGFRFVVSLPDGPSRGYVAEIFGTHFQLPDLGPIGSNGLAGPRDFLVPTAWFEERTCSDFTIVQKFGGELFTAKQNFSPFNVVAWHGNYVPYKYDLARFCPYNTVLIDHGDPSINTVLTAPTDKPGVALLDFVIFPPRWLVAEHTFRPPYYHRNCMSEFMGLIYGGYEAKADGFLPGGASLHSCMTPHGPDTKTFEATVALGNEVGPRKITNTMAFMFESSLIPRVCQWALESRYLDDDYYQCWIGLRSHFTHEYGDEMNLQNEQNASGTNTEL